AAGCTGGCGAACGTGGTGAAGGCCCAGGGCGCCCAGCGGCGCGACTTCCGCCGCACCACGCCGGGGCAGGGCGATGCGGGGGCGGGCGGGTCGGCCGCGGGGGCGGCGTTCGACCACGTCGCCGGCGCGCTGCCGACGCCCAGCCGCGAGGTCGCCGCCCGCGAGATGCTCGACGAGGCCCGCCGCCGCCTCTCCCCCGACGAGCTGCGGCTCCTCGACGACCGCGAGGCCGGCCGCGACTGGGCCGAGATCGCGTCCGAGCTGGGCGCGAGCCCCGAGGCCCTGCGCAAGCGGCTGGCGCGGGCCGTCGACCGCGTGGCCGGCGAGCTGGGGCTGGAATGACGCGGGCGTCCTCATGAGCACCCAGGACGCCGCCGAGACGGGCCCGAGCACCCAGACGGCCACGCGGCTGATGCAGGACCACCGCGAACTCTGGCGGCGGGGCGAGCGTCTGCGCGTCGAGACGTACCTGGAGCGTCGCGGCCGGGCCCGGGTCGCGGCCTCGGACCTGCTCGACCTCGTCTACGGCGAGCTCATCCTGCGCGAGGAGGACGGCGAGCGGCCCTCGCTCCAGGAATACCTCGACCGCTTCCCCGAGCATCGCGACGAGCTGCGGGCCCAGTTCGAGGTCCACGAGGCCCTCCGCCTGAGCCGGCCGTTCAGCGTGGCCCTCTCGACCGCCTCGGGGGACGCCGCCGACGCCGACGAGTGGGAAGGCCCGACGTCCGTCCCCGCGACGCCCCGGGTCGACCCATCGTCGGCCGACGGAGGGCCGCCGGCCTCCGCCCCGCGCGATCCCCGGCTGCCGGTCGTCGCCGGGTTCGACGTGCTGGGCCTGCTGGGGAGCGGCGGCATGGGGACCGTCTACAAGGCGTTCGACCGCAAATGCCGCCGCATGGTCGCCATGAAGACCATGAACCGCGCGGGGGCCGCGGCGCTGCTGCGGTTCAAGCACGAGTTCCGGTCGCTGCTCGACGTCGTCCATCCCAACCTCGTCACGTTGTACGAGCTGATCGGCGACGGCGAGAACTGGTTCCTGACGATGGAGCTGCTCGACGGCGTCGACTTCCTGACGTACGTCCGCGAGCCCTGCCCCGACCGCTTCGGCCGCATCCGGGCCGCCATCCGCCGGCTGGCCGACGGCGTCGCGGCGCTGCACCAGGCGGGGAAGCTGCACCGGGACATCAAGCCTTCGAACGTCATCGTGACGCGCGACGGCCGCGTCGTCCTGCTGGACTTCGGCCTGGCCGCCGACCAGGACGACGAGGGCCGGCACCAGAGCAGCGACGACCGCATGGTCGGCACGGCCGCCTACATGGCGCCCGAGCAGGCCGCCGCCCTGCCGGTCTCGGCGGCGAGCGACTGGTACAGCGTCGGCGTCATGCTGTTCGAGGCGGTCGCCGGCCGGCTGCCGTTCACCGGCGGCGCGCTGATGATGCTGATGGACAAGCAGCGCATGGACCCGCCCGCGCCGGCGACGATCGCGGCCGACGTCCCCGACGACCTGAACGACCTCTGCGTCGACCTGCTGCGGCGTCGCCCCGAGGACCGCCCCCCGGCCGACGCGATCCTGAGGCGGCTGGGCGCGGCCGGCGAGGTCGCACAGCCGGGTCCGGGGCTGCGGGCGCGCGTCGTCTCGCCGCACCCGTCGTCGACCGGCCGGGGGGTCGTCCTGGTCGGCCGCGACCGCCATCGGGCCGCGCTCCAGGCCGCCCTGGACGACGTCCGGGCCGGCCGGCCGGTCGCCGTGTACCTGCACGGCAGCTCGGGCGCGGGCAAGACGGCGCTCCTGCAGAGCTTCCTGGACGAGCAGGCCGACGAGGAGGAGACGATCGTCCTGACGGGCCGCTGCTACGAGCGCGAGTCGGTGCCGTACAAGGCGTTCGACAGCCTCGTCGACGCGTTGGCGCGGCGACTCGGCCGCATGGGCGAGGTGGAGCTGGCGGCCGTCCTGCCCCGCGACGTGGGCTCGCTGGCCCGAGTCTTCCCCAGCCTCCGCCGCGTGGAGGCCGTCGCCCGCGACCCCCGGCGGGCCCGCGAGACGCCCGACCTGCAGGAGCTTCGCCGTCGCGCCTTCGCCGCGCTCCGCGAGCTGCTCGCCCGCCTGGGCGACCGCGGCACGCTGATCGTCGCCGTCGACGACCTGCAATGGGGGGACGCCGACAGCGCGGCGATGCTCGTCGAGGTGATGCGGCCCCCGGACGCCCCCGTCCTCCTGTTCGCGGCCACCTATCGCAGCGAGGACGAGGCCGCGAGCCCCCTGCTCCAGGCCCTGGCGAAGGCCGGGGCCCTGGGGGTCGGGGTCGACCCCGCCGCGGGCCTCGACGCCCGCTCGTTGCGCGTCGAGCCGCTCTCGCACGACGAGGCCCGGGCGCTGGCCGCGACGCTCCTGCACGGCGACGAGGCGGCCTCGGTCGCCCGCCGCGCCACCCTGGCCGAGACCGTGGCTCGCGAGTCGCAGGGGAACCCGTACTTCATCGCCGAGCTGGTGCGCCACGTCCACGCCGGGGCGCTGGAGCTGGACGCGACCGGGGGCGATGCGGAGGGGCGGCTCGTCCTGGACGACGTCCTCTGGTCGCGGATCCGGCGGCTGCCGGCCGAGGCGCGCGAAGTCCTGGAAGTCGTCGCGACCTCGGGCCGGCCGCTCCGGCTCGTCGACCTGAACGCCTGCCTGGACGATTCCGTCGACGAGCGCTCGGCGCTGGCGCTGCTGCGCGCCGGGAGGCTCGTCCGCGGGACCGGACGGGCCGAGACCGACGAGGTGGAAGCGTACCACGACCGCGTTCGCGAGACCGTCTCGGCACGCCTCGCGCCTGAGGTCGCACGCCAACGCCACGGCCGGCTGGCGACGGTGCTGGAGGCGTCGGGCCGGGCCGATCCCGAGGTCCTGGGCGTCCATTTCCTGGCGGCGGACGCGACGGAGAAGGCGGCCTCGTATTTCGCCGCGGCGGCCGACGAGGCGGCCGACGCCCTCGCCTTCGAACGCGCCGCGGGATTGTACCGCCGTGCGATCGAGATCGGCCGCGCCGCGCCCGATCGCCGCGGACGGCTGTTCGCGAGCCTCGGCGACGCCCTGGCGAACGCGGGCCGGGGCGTGGAGGCGGCCTCGGCCTACCTGACGGCTGCAACCGACGCCTCCCCCGACGAGGCGCTCGAGCGTCGACGCCGCGCGGCCATGCAGTTCCTCGTCAGCGGCCACATCGACGAGGGCCTGGAGACGCTCCACGACGTGCTCGCGCGCGTCGGCATGAGGCTCCCGAGC
The DNA window shown above is from Paludisphaera mucosa and carries:
- a CDS encoding serine/threonine-protein kinase, with the protein product MSTQDAAETGPSTQTATRLMQDHRELWRRGERLRVETYLERRGRARVAASDLLDLVYGELILREEDGERPSLQEYLDRFPEHRDELRAQFEVHEALRLSRPFSVALSTASGDAADADEWEGPTSVPATPRVDPSSADGGPPASAPRDPRLPVVAGFDVLGLLGSGGMGTVYKAFDRKCRRMVAMKTMNRAGAAALLRFKHEFRSLLDVVHPNLVTLYELIGDGENWFLTMELLDGVDFLTYVREPCPDRFGRIRAAIRRLADGVAALHQAGKLHRDIKPSNVIVTRDGRVVLLDFGLAADQDDEGRHQSSDDRMVGTAAYMAPEQAAALPVSAASDWYSVGVMLFEAVAGRLPFTGGALMMLMDKQRMDPPAPATIAADVPDDLNDLCVDLLRRRPEDRPPADAILRRLGAAGEVAQPGPGLRARVVSPHPSSTGRGVVLVGRDRHRAALQAALDDVRAGRPVAVYLHGSSGAGKTALLQSFLDEQADEEETIVLTGRCYERESVPYKAFDSLVDALARRLGRMGEVELAAVLPRDVGSLARVFPSLRRVEAVARDPRRARETPDLQELRRRAFAALRELLARLGDRGTLIVAVDDLQWGDADSAAMLVEVMRPPDAPVLLFAATYRSEDEAASPLLQALAKAGALGVGVDPAAGLDARSLRVEPLSHDEARALAATLLHGDEAASVARRATLAETVARESQGNPYFIAELVRHVHAGALELDATGGDAEGRLVLDDVLWSRIRRLPAEAREVLEVVATSGRPLRLVDLNACLDDSVDERSALALLRAGRLVRGTGRAETDEVEAYHDRVRETVSARLAPEVARQRHGRLATVLEASGRADPEVLGVHFLAADATEKAASYFAAAADEAADALAFERAAGLYRRAIEIGRAAPDRRGRLFASLGDALANAGRGVEAASAYLTAATDASPDEALERRRRAAMQFLVSGHIDEGLETLHDVLARVGMRLPSTPRRALASLLWRRALLRLRGLHFREVDPSRAPPSALTRIDVCWSAGVGLSVVDTIRGADFQARGLLLSLAAGEPSRIARALAMEAAHAASTGGSNRRRTERLLATAESLARRVEHPYPLGMVTLARGVSAYLEGRWRLAQAQCDEAEAVFRDRCTGVAWERNTADAFSLWGLSHQGETGELTRRWPILLAQAVDRGDLYAAMNLSSYLMSIVRLAADEPARAREELAATNARWSRRGYHVQHNDALWAAVQIELYDGRGPAAWRLLDDAWPALRRSLLLRVQFIRTSMRFLRARAALAAALELRAKDASGACRLLAVAGRDARALEREKMPCPAAYSRMIRASLASFAGRADLAAPLWREAVAAFESVDMNLCAAASRRRLGQSLGGESGDVEIAASESWMRRQLIREPEKAAGMIAPRRN
- a CDS encoding RNA polymerase sigma factor, translated to MTDPSTGAEGFQALIGRVRAGDEEAATELVRRYEPAVRRAARVRLVDTRLNRMLDSMDVCQSVMASFFVRTALGQYELETPDQLLKLLATMTRNKLANVVKAQGAQRRDFRRTTPGQGDAGAGGSAAGAAFDHVAGALPTPSREVAAREMLDEARRRLSPDELRLLDDREAGRDWAEIASELGASPEALRKRLARAVDRVAGELGLE